Part of the Maridesulfovibrio sp. genome, GCGGGTGCTGGTCATTGACAAGCGCGACCACATCGGCGGCAACTGCCACAGCCAGACCAATTCAGAAACAGGCATTGAATTCCACAGCTACGGTACTCATATCTTCCATACCAAGGAACGGCGTGTCTGGGATTTCCTGAACCGTTTTACTGAATTCAACGGTTACAGACATAAGGTGGTAACCACCTATCAAGGCCGCACTTTCCACATGCCGGTCAACCTTCAGACCATTAATTCGTTTTTCGGCATCAATTTGAAACCGCACGAAGTGGAAGATTTTATCCAGAGCAAAAGCGCTGAAGAGAACATCACCAATCCGCAAAACCTTGAAGAAAAGGCCATCAGCCTCATCGGACGCGAACTTTATGAGGCTTTCGTCAAAGGCTATACCCTCAAGCAATGGGAATGCGATCCTAAGGAACTGGACGCCTCAATCATCACCCGACTGCCTTTCCGGCACACCTATGAATGCGACTACTTTACCGACCGCTATCAGGGTATTCCATGGGACGGATATACAAATCTGTTCGAACGCATGCTGGACCATGAACTGATTGAAACCAAGCTGAATACGAACTTCTTCGACCTGAAACGGATTGTTCCCGAAGACTGCACCATCTACTACACCGGCCCGGTGGACAGATTTTTTGACTACTGCCATGGCGAACTGACATGGCGCTCCCTGCGCTTTGAATACCGAATTGAGGAAGTGCAAGATTATCAAGGCACCGCAGTCATGAACTACGCTGATATTGAGGTACCTTACACACGCATCCACGAATACCAGCACCTGCACCCGGAAAGGGAGAATCAAAGCGGCAAAACCGTAACCGCGCGTGAATTCTCCATGAAATGGAAGCAGGGAGAAGAGCCATACTACCCGGTCAATACAGATGAAGACCGCAAACGGCACGAACTGTACAGGACTGAAGCGGATAATCTTAAGAATGTGCACTTCCTAGGCAGGCTGGGACAATACAAATATTACGACATGGATAAAGCCGTGCTGGCCGCACTGGAATTTTGCGACCGAGAACTAAGCTGAAGAAATCACCATAAGCGACATACAGAAAGCCGCCAGTTCCAAACTGGCGGCTTTTTATTTGATCATCCTTCCTAAAAGAGCCCGCATGAAGTATACTTTTATACAAACCATCAAGCGGGTTAATAATGAAACAATTCATACTGACCATAACTGTCCTGATGACACTTTTTATGACCATTGATGCGCTCGCCTCTGACAAAGGAGTAAATGCTGAGTGGCTGGAACCGTTCACAGGCATGGAATTTGTCTGGGTTCCGGCAGGATGTTTCATGATGGGTTCGCCGGAATTGGAAAAAGGACGCATGGAACATGAAGGTCCTCAGCGCAAGGTCTGTGTGGATGGATTCTGGATGGGTAAATACGAAGTAACCCGTGGAGAATGGGTTACCATCATGGGACGGGATCCCGATTATTATTATTTTTCCGGCTTCGAGAAATATCCCATGGATAATGTTTCATGGGACGACACCCAGAAATTTATTCAAAAGCTAAATGCCAAGGGTGTGGGCAAATTCAGGCTGCCTACTGAAGCGGAATGGGAATATGCCTGCCGAGCCGACTCTACTACCCGCTATTCCTTCGGAGACACTATCAATACAGATCAGGCAAATTATATAGATGAGATTAAGCCATCCATCGACAGCGAATCGATTAAAGCCGTTGGAACATTGGGTCCCAATAAATTCGGACTCTATGACATGCATGGAAATATCTGGGAATGGTGTGAGGACACTTTTGAATGGTATCCCTCAGGTCCAGCGAGAAATCCCCTGATAGTCAAGTCAGACAACCCCGTCAGGGTTGTACGTGGCGGAAGCGGATTCAACAGTCCAGAATATCTGCGCTCAGCATTCAGAGGAGGCTATAAACAAAATGAACGACAAATTCTAACCGGGCTACGGCTGGTCCGCAGTCCCTGATAAAACCCTTAAGCGGGAAAATTATGAAACAAGTCATACTGACCATAGCCGTGCTCTATGCCGCATTATCAATAAGCATACATGCTCATGCTTATGAAATAGGACTGGATGCGCAATGGATGGATTTTACAGCAACTCCCGGCAGAGAATGGATGGAGCCGTTCACAGGCATGGAATTTGTCTGGGTTCCGGCAGGCTGTTTCATGATGGGCTCTCCGGAGTCTGAAAAAGGGCGCAAGGAGTACGAAGGTCCGCTGCGCAAAATCTGCGTAGATGGATTCTGGATGGGAAAATATGAAGTTACGCAGGAAGAATGGATGACCATCATGGATAAAAACCCGTCCCACTTTTACAATTACGGAGCCATGGACCCGGTCGAAAAAGTGTCTTGGGACGATGCCAAAACATTCATCCGGAAATTGAATGCCAAGAGAGTCGGAACATTCAGACTGCCCACGGAAGCGGAATGGGAATACGCCTGTCGGGCAGGGACAACAACTCCCTATTCATTCGGGAGCATGCTTAATACGGATATGGCTGTTTATCTGGGACTGGATTCCTACGAACAGATCACATCCAGTTGGCACGGGGGAACTAAATCGGTCGGCTCCTTCGAGCCTAATAACTTCGGGCTCTATGACATGCACGGTAATGTCTGGGAATGGTGTGAGGATACATATGAGTGGTACCAAGCCGGTCCGGCTAAGAATCCCCTGATCGTAAAAAACGACAACCCCAAACGAATTCTTCGCGGCGGTGGCTGGTACAGTATCCCGAACTATCTTCGTTCTGCGTTCAGAACCGGAAAAAAACATGATACCATAGAATATTACAACGGCTTCCGGCTGGTCCGCAGCCCTTAAGAACAGGCAGATGATCCATGAAAATAGTCATTCAAGCAATAGCAGCCTTTGCATTTCTCCTACTGACAACGCTGCCCTTAATGGCGGCAGAATCTGAGAACATTGAGACAGGGTGGGAACCGTTGCAGGAGGCAGCCCCCATGCCGAGGCAAATCTGGACTGAACCGACCACAGGGATGGAGTTTGTATGGATTCCTGAAGGTTGTTTCATGATGGGCACCCCTGATTCTGAAAAAGACGGGGACGCGGATGAAAAACCGAGTCACGAAGTCTGTGTGGATGGTTTCTGGATGGGCCGTTATGAAGTGACCAATAGGCAATTCAGGAAGTACAAGCCTGAAACAGTGTACCCATTTGAAGAAGATGAAAAACTCATAGGCACCCCTGATCGTCCGGCAGTTTATGTAAATTTTATTGAAGCCAAGAAATTCACTCAATGGCTTTCAAGTAAAGGATATGGAAAATTCCGCCTGCCTACGGAAGCGGAATGGGAATATGCCTGCCGAGCAGGAACAGATACCCGCTTCTTCTGGGGCGAATCCGAAGCCGAGGCCTGCAAATACGCCAACATTAATGACCGTTCAGCCGTGAAAGAATACGACCGGGGCAGGGAAGTTTTTCCCTGTGAAGATAATTACTTTTCCAGCTCCCCGGTAGGAACATTTAAACCCAACCAGTTCGGACTCTACGACATGCTGGGTAATGCCATGGAATGGTGCGAAGACTGGTACAATGTCAAAGCATACTCGTACCACAGACGCAAGAATCCTTTGTACAAAGGAAAAAGTGATGAACGGGTTGTCCGCGGAGGCAGCTTCATAAACGAGCCGAAGTTTGCCCGATGCGGCAACCGAAACAAATTTCAGGACTGGGATGGAGAAGACCTTGACGGATTCAGGGTTGTAAAAGAGCACTAATTGTATAGTCGGGGGAGTTATGAAAAGATTTTCATCAATTATCATCTTATGCGCCGCTTTCATGCTTATGTCCTCATTTGCTTTTGCCCAAAAGGACATGTGCCTTGTCGCCCGTGAATTTGCAGCCAAGGCTGTAGACGGATTCGACAAAAACCCCAAGAAATCGCTGGCCGGGCTCATGCAAGCCAATAAATGGTGCCCCGAAGACATGAAAATAGCCTATAATCTGGGCTTGGCCTACTACCGCTACAAGAGACCGGACAAGGCTTATGCCATCTGGTCCGATCTATATAAAAAGAAACACTCCAACAAGAAATTGGTCCAGAATCTCGGCTGGTTGGCTTATAAACTCGGCAAGAATGAAGAAGCCTTGGATTGGGCCAGAGTCATGGGTGAAACAAAGGGTGCCACCCAGCTAAAACTGGCCATCCTTTTCCGGCAAGGCAAATATGAGGAAGCCATGGCCTTTGCCGAGAGCAATTCCAAACTACTGGACCGCAAAGACCTTGATCAGGCCGCAGAGTTCCTTGTGGAAAAACAATGGCAACAGTTCCGGGCCGGAAACAGGGAAGCAGCAACCGGAAATATCGTCCGATTGAGTTCCGTTTATCCCGACTCAAAAATCATTGATCAAGCCAAAGATAAAATGATTCTGGCCATGTGGGATGACTCAGTAGACATTCCCGTTCCCAAGCCCCTGCCGGACAGCGCTTTTAACGCCGAAACCATGCAGGCGGCTACCGGAGAAAGTGAAGTTCTACAAATCAGCAAAACCCAGCCAAGCCTAACAATAAGTCTTTTGCAGTAATTGTCGGTATTCACAAATACCAGACCATAAATGGTCCGCGCTTCGCCGCCAATGACGCAAAGCAGATGCAACGCATGCTGACCCGCATGTGCGGTTTCAATAATGATCAGGCCCACATCAAGCTACTGCTGGACCGCGAAGCCACACTCGGCAACATGCTCAACAGTCTGGACTGGCTGGAGCGCAAAGCAAGACTGAATCCCGGAGCCAAAATTATTTTCTATTTCTCCGGGCACGGTTCCCCGCTGCTGGCTGCGGACAAGACCACCATCAAGGACGGCCTGCTCATTCCCTACGAAGCACACTTGGACAGCCTGAACACCCGGACCGCAATATCCCTTGCGGAACTGGACAAACGTTTTTCCAAAATTAAAAACAAGAACATCCTGACTATCATTGATGCCTGTTTTTCCGGTTCCGGAAAATCCGCATCAGGCATGAAACTCATCAAACCGCAGGTAAAAAAGGAACTGCTTTCGGGCAAGAAACAATTTATCACCGCCTCGGCAGCAGACCGACCAGCAGAAGAGTACGCCCCCGGCAGACAGGGCGCATTCAGTTTCTTTTTCCTGCAAGGCATGATGGGCCCCGCAGACAGCAATAATGACGGCTGGGTCGACACGATAGAGGCCTTCAGTTACGCAAAGGCAAAGCTGAACGCCCTTGACCTTGAGCAGGACCCCAAAATCACCAGCGACAAAAAAATCAAGCTGAGCAAGGTCAAATAATGAACCATCCGAGAACAGATAACAGGATGATGAGATACACAGTTGTACTATGCTGTCTGCTGTTGTTTCTGGCATTCTCCTGCGGAACAGCACAAGCACGCTCGCTCTTTGACGGAATGTCCAACCTTGAGCGTGCAGGAGAGACTCTTGCCGAAGAGTTGGCAGAGAACAATCTGCTGAACGGCAAAAGAATCGGAGTACTTGAGTTCGAACCCCGCGACAACTTCGCGCCTTCCATACTCGGGAAAAGAATTGCCGAATATGTAGGCCTTGCCTTGGTCAAGGATGAAGAGCGGACTTGGACTGTTGTAGAACGGTTGGAACTGGCCCGCATGCACAATGAAATGAGTGAACACAAAGAATATTACGTGGACTACAACGAATGGATGCGCAAGCACCTGAGTGCGGATGTGTTGATTCTGGGAAGTTATGTGCTCAGTGGCAAAAAACTGAGTATTACCGCAAAGGCAGTTGATCCGGTCAACGGAAACACAATCGCTTCTGCAACCGTTACCCGCAGGGCGGAAGATGAAATCAAGCAACTGGCCCGGACCAGAAAACCGGCTACAGATTTTGCCCGTGAGGTTGAAGATATCACGGCAATTTTAACCGGCAGGGAAAATCTCCGAAAATCAGGTCAGCAGTCACAGGTAAAACTTTTCAAACTGGCTGGCGGGAACAGAATCAATTTTAAACAAGGCATGATGCCGATCTTCAATCCCGGAGACGAAATGGGCTTTTCGGTCAGGCCACCCATGAATTCGAAACTATACATCCTCAACTACGATCCTGCAGCAGAACATGGGCAGGCCGTCCTGCTCTACCCAATCCCGTTAATGGATGTTCAAATATTCCCCAAGAACAAGACCTGCTTCTTCCCGGCAATCATCACGCAGGGAGTAAGCTCCTACAAAGTGGAAGAACCTTTTGGGCGTATGCTCTTCAAAATAATCGGAATTGATTCATCCGTAAGCATGGACCTTAGTGAATCACTTAAAGAAGAGGACGGTTATTACTGGCTTGATTCCGGCAACTTAAGCAGCTTCATTGACGCCCTGTCTTCCCTGCCGGACAACGCATGGTGGTCCGAAGACATTGAATTCTGGATTGAGCCTTGAATTATCCCTAACTAAACACAAGGGACTCCAAGATAGAATTGGAAACCAGCATGCCGTTCTTGGTCAACCGCAGGAATCCTGAACTCATACGCACCAGACCGTTCTTATGCAGGGCACTGATGATGGAAGCTTTTTCCTTGGTCAGGTCGCGCCCGGTAAGTTCCGTATAGTCAGAAAGCTTAAGACCTTTTGATGTACGCAGGCAAAGCATAATCAATTCCTGAGCCTTGATTTCATCGGTGAGTTCCTCGAAATCCTCTCCCAGAAATCCGCCGCGCACTGCGGCGTCATACTCATCAAGATAGCGCGGATTGGTGAACCTGCGGTTTCCTATTGTGGACACAGCAGAAGGCCCAAGGCCAAGGTAATCAAGACGGTCCCAATATCCTTGGTTATGGCGGGAAATGAAACCCATACGTGCAAAATTTGAAATCTCGTACTGAATATACCCCATGGCTTCCAGATATTCGGCACCGTAAATGAACATACGGGCCTGCTCCCCGTCAGGAGGGAGTTCCATCTCCAGAGCTTCAGCACGTTTGCCAAAGGGGGTTTCCGGCTCAATGGACAGCCCGTAACAGGACATATGTTCCGGCTTAAGCTGAACCACGGCCTTAAGCTCGTTATTCCAATCCTTGACCTTCTGGCGCGGCAACCCCCAGATCAGGTCGATGCTGATATTACCGAACCCGGCCTTGCGGGCCATGTAGTATGAATCCGCTGCCTGCCTTGCGGAATGCGGACGGCCGAGAATCTCTAGGTTACGGTCATCAAGTGACTGAAAGCCGAGGCTGAGCCGGTTGATGCCCATATCGTAAAGGGCCTTGAAATATGAAAGATCATTGGCGGAATCTGGATTCGCTTCAAGGGTGATTTCCATGCCCTTGGTAAAGCTGAAATGCTTGCGCAAGGCATCCATGATCAGCTCAAGCTGA contains:
- the glf gene encoding UDP-galactopyranose mutase, with amino-acid sequence MENCKHLIVGAGITGCTVARHIAEELGERVLVIDKRDHIGGNCHSQTNSETGIEFHSYGTHIFHTKERRVWDFLNRFTEFNGYRHKVVTTYQGRTFHMPVNLQTINSFFGINLKPHEVEDFIQSKSAEENITNPQNLEEKAISLIGRELYEAFVKGYTLKQWECDPKELDASIITRLPFRHTYECDYFTDRYQGIPWDGYTNLFERMLDHELIETKLNTNFFDLKRIVPEDCTIYYTGPVDRFFDYCHGELTWRSLRFEYRIEEVQDYQGTAVMNYADIEVPYTRIHEYQHLHPERENQSGKTVTAREFSMKWKQGEEPYYPVNTDEDRKRHELYRTEADNLKNVHFLGRLGQYKYYDMDKAVLAALEFCDRELS
- a CDS encoding formylglycine-generating enzyme family protein, with amino-acid sequence MKQFILTITVLMTLFMTIDALASDKGVNAEWLEPFTGMEFVWVPAGCFMMGSPELEKGRMEHEGPQRKVCVDGFWMGKYEVTRGEWVTIMGRDPDYYYFSGFEKYPMDNVSWDDTQKFIQKLNAKGVGKFRLPTEAEWEYACRADSTTRYSFGDTINTDQANYIDEIKPSIDSESIKAVGTLGPNKFGLYDMHGNIWEWCEDTFEWYPSGPARNPLIVKSDNPVRVVRGGSGFNSPEYLRSAFRGGYKQNERQILTGLRLVRSP
- a CDS encoding formylglycine-generating enzyme family protein; translation: MKQVILTIAVLYAALSISIHAHAYEIGLDAQWMDFTATPGREWMEPFTGMEFVWVPAGCFMMGSPESEKGRKEYEGPLRKICVDGFWMGKYEVTQEEWMTIMDKNPSHFYNYGAMDPVEKVSWDDAKTFIRKLNAKRVGTFRLPTEAEWEYACRAGTTTPYSFGSMLNTDMAVYLGLDSYEQITSSWHGGTKSVGSFEPNNFGLYDMHGNVWEWCEDTYEWYQAGPAKNPLIVKNDNPKRILRGGGWYSIPNYLRSAFRTGKKHDTIEYYNGFRLVRSP
- a CDS encoding formylglycine-generating enzyme family protein, with amino-acid sequence MPRQIWTEPTTGMEFVWIPEGCFMMGTPDSEKDGDADEKPSHEVCVDGFWMGRYEVTNRQFRKYKPETVYPFEEDEKLIGTPDRPAVYVNFIEAKKFTQWLSSKGYGKFRLPTEAEWEYACRAGTDTRFFWGESEAEACKYANINDRSAVKEYDRGREVFPCEDNYFSSSPVGTFKPNQFGLYDMLGNAMEWCEDWYNVKAYSYHRRKNPLYKGKSDERVVRGGSFINEPKFARCGNRNKFQDWDGEDLDGFRVVKEH
- a CDS encoding tetratricopeptide repeat protein; the protein is MKRFSSIIILCAAFMLMSSFAFAQKDMCLVAREFAAKAVDGFDKNPKKSLAGLMQANKWCPEDMKIAYNLGLAYYRYKRPDKAYAIWSDLYKKKHSNKKLVQNLGWLAYKLGKNEEALDWARVMGETKGATQLKLAILFRQGKYEEAMAFAESNSKLLDRKDLDQAAEFLVEKQWQQFRAGNREAATGNIVRLSSVYPDSKIIDQAKDKMILAMWDDSVDIPVPKPLPDSAFNAETMQAATGESEVLQISKTQPSLTISLLQ
- a CDS encoding caspase family protein; translation: MNGPRFAANDAKQMQRMLTRMCGFNNDQAHIKLLLDREATLGNMLNSLDWLERKARLNPGAKIIFYFSGHGSPLLAADKTTIKDGLLIPYEAHLDSLNTRTAISLAELDKRFSKIKNKNILTIIDACFSGSGKSASGMKLIKPQVKKELLSGKKQFITASAADRPAEEYAPGRQGAFSFFFLQGMMGPADSNNDGWVDTIEAFSYAKAKLNALDLEQDPKITSDKKIKLSKVK
- the hemW gene encoding radical SAM family heme chaperone HemW, with amino-acid sequence MGLTPAFFNAPLLRGDGSEARILLVYIHVPFCKRKCNYCAFHSQPFEQVGFAWYMKTLLSEIELWGKRLKNPRIGTVYFGGGTPSLIPPFQLELIMDALRKHFSFTKGMEITLEANPDSANDLSYFKALYDMGINRLSLGFQSLDDRNLEILGRPHSARQAADSYYMARKAGFGNISIDLIWGLPRQKVKDWNNELKAVVQLKPEHMSCYGLSIEPETPFGKRAEALEMELPPDGEQARMFIYGAEYLEAMGYIQYEISNFARMGFISRHNQGYWDRLDYLGLGPSAVSTIGNRRFTNPRYLDEYDAAVRGGFLGEDFEELTDEIKAQELIMLCLRTSKGLKLSDYTELTGRDLTKEKASIISALHKNGLVRMSSGFLRLTKNGMLVSNSILESLVFS